The following coding sequences lie in one Cannabis sativa cultivar Pink pepper isolate KNU-18-1 chromosome 5, ASM2916894v1, whole genome shotgun sequence genomic window:
- the LOC115717340 gene encoding uncharacterized protein LOC115717340, giving the protein MEEDANNSIVAKEKLDLVATWVGSTVSSAFFSSLERFSCVNVTTDDDEEEEDDDDGEEKEEANSVKNPPLSVTEQTQVQNDDVSKLPV; this is encoded by the coding sequence ATGGAAGAAGACGCTAACAACAGTATCGTGGCAAAGGAGAAGCTGGATCTGGTAGCCACCTGGGTCGGCTCCACCGTCTCCTCCGCCTTCTTCTCCTCTCTCGAACGATTCTCCTGCGTCAACGTCACCACCGACGacgacgaagaagaagaagacgacgacgacggagaagaaaaagaagaagccaATTCGGTAAAGAACCCTCCTTTATCCGTAACAGAACAGACCCAGGTCCAAAACGACGACGTTTCCAAGCTCCCTGTTTGA
- the LOC115716130 gene encoding ABC transporter F family member 3: MTEVAGSVVQEVLGRRAVDVDQPIMDYIINVLADEDFDFGIDGEGAFEAIGELLVGAGCVDDTTECRSVCSILSEKFGKHGLVKPKPTMRSLATPFRMDDGMDEEQAPKKKVEVFDGPLLTERDKAKLERRKRKDERQREVEYQIHLAEMEAAREGMPVVCVTHDNSGGSTVKDIRMENFSVSVGGRELIVDGELTLSFGRHYGLVGRNGTGKTTFLRHMAMHAIDGIPSNCQILHVEQEVVGDDISALQCVLNSDIERTQLLQEEARLSALQRDMDLDDGKTNGGADKDAISQRLQQIYKRLEFIDADSAESRAAAILAGLSFTPEMQLKATKTFSGGWRMRIALARALFIEPDLLLLDEPTNHLDLHAVLWLETYLVKWPKTFIVVSHAREFLNTVVTDILHLQGQKLTAYKGNYDIFERTREEQIKNKQKAFEANERSRSHMQTFIDKFRYNAKRASLVQSRIKALERMGHVDEVVNDPDYKFEFPTPDDRPGAPIISFSDASFGYPGGPILFRNLNFGIDLDSRVAMVGPNGIGKSTILKLIAGELQPTSGTVFRSAKVRIAVFSQHHVDGLDLSSNPLLYMMRCYPGVPEQKLRSHLGSFGVTGNLALQPMYTLSGGQKSRVAFAKITFKKPHIILLDEPSNHLDLDAVEALIQGLVLFQGGVLMVSHDEHLISGSVEELWVVSEGRVNPFHGTFNEYKKILQS; this comes from the exons ATGACAGAGGTAGCGGGCTCTGTGGTGCAAGAAGTGCTTGGCCGAAGGGCCGTGGATGTGGATCAACCTATTATGGACTACATCATCAACGTCCTCGCCGACGAAGACTTCGATTTCGGAATCGACGGCGAAGGTGCTTTTGAAGCCATCGGTGAGCTTCTCGTCGGTGCTGGTTGCGTCGATGACACCACCGAATGTCGTTCT GTATGTAGTATATTATCTGAAAAGTTTGGGAAGCATGGACTAGTTAAACCTAAACCAACTATGCGGAGCCTTGCAACACCTTTTAGAATGGATGATGGAATGGATGAAGAGCAAGCTCCAAAAAAGAAGGTTGAAGTTTTTGATGGTCCTCTGCTCACTGAACGTGACAAAGCTAAGCTAGAAAGGCGAAAGAGGAAGGACGAGCGCCAAAGAGAG gtGGAATACCAAATCCATTTGGCAGAGATGGAAGCAGCTAGGGAAGGGATGCCTGTTGTGTGTGTTACTCACGACAACAGTGGTGGATCAACTGTCAAGGACATTCGTATGGAGAATTTCAGTGTTTCTGTTGGTGGTCGGGAGCTCATTGTGGATGGTGAACTTACACTCTCGTTTGGAAGGCATTATG GTCTTGTTGGAAGAAACGGAACAGGAAAAACAACATTCCTCAGGCACATGGCTATGCATGCCATTGACGGCATTCCTTCAAATTGCCAGATATTGCATGTGGAGCAAGAAGTTGTTGGTGATGATATATCAGCTTTGCAATGTGTTCTCAACTCTGACATAGAGAGAACCCAACTCTTGCAAGAAGAAGCTCGCCTTAGTGCTCTGCAG AGAGACATGGACTTGGATGATGGAAAAACCAATGGAGGAGCGGACAAAGATGCAATTTCACAAAGGCTTCAGCAGATATACAAACGGCTTGAATTCATTGATGCAGATTCTGCAGAGTCTCGTGCAGCTGCCATTCTCGCT GGTCTTAGTTTTACTCCAGAAATGCAGCTAAAAGCAACAAAAACATTTTCTGGAGGATGGAGAATGCGAATTGCCCTCGCACGTGCCCTTTTCATAGAGCCTGATTTATTGCTACTGGATGAACCCACA AACCATCTTGATCTTCATGCTGTGTTGTGGCTGGAGACTTACCTGGTGAAATGGCCAAAGACGTTCATAGTTGTTTCTCACGCTAGAGAATTTTTGAACACG GTGGTTACTGATATTCTTCATCTACAAGGACAAAAACTGACTGCGTACAAGGGTAATTATGATATCTTTGAGAGGACACGAGAAGAacagataaaaaataaacagaaaGCTTTTGAAGCAAATGAACGTTCAAGATCCCATATGCAG ACATTTATTGATAAGTTTCGTTACAACGCAAAGAGAgcatctcttgttcagtcaagaaTCAAG GCATTGGAGCGGATGGGTCATGTAGATGAAGTTGTTAATGATCCTGA CTATAAATTTGAGTTCCCAACTCCAGATGACAGGCCAGGTGCCCCTATTATAAGTTTCAG TGATGCTTCATTTGGTTATCCTGGCGGTCCTATATTGTTTAGGAACTTAAATTTCGGGATTGACCTAGACAGCCGTGTTGCAA TGGTTGGGCCAAATGGTATAGGGAAATCAACCATACTCAAACTAATTGCAGGAGAGCTACAACCAACCTCTGGGACAGTTTTCCGCTCAGCTAAG GTTCGTATAGCTGTCTTCAGTCAGCACCACGTGGATGGACTTGACTTATCTTCAAATCCTCTTTTGTATATGATGCGCTGCTACCCA GGAGTGCCTGAACAGAAGCTCCGAAGTCACCTCGGTTCATTTGGTGTCACGGGAAATCTTGCACTTCAGCCAATGTACACTTTGTCTG GTGGTCAGAAGAGCAGAGTTGCATTTGCTAAGATAACTTTCAAGAAACCTCACATTATATTACTTGACGAGCCTTCCAATCATTTG GATTTGGATGCCGTTGAGGCACTAATTCAAGGACTTGTTCTTTTCCAAGGAGGCGTTCTTATG GTTAGTCACGACGAACATCTAATTTCGGGAAGCGTGGAAGAGCTATGGGTGGTGTCGGAAGGTAGGGTGAATCCATTCCATGGAACTTTCAACGAGTACAAGAAGATTCTCCAATCTTAA